One genomic region from Gemmobacter aquarius encodes:
- a CDS encoding MBL fold metallo-hydrolase: MTDLTRHLRLLRPAPGVLAFYDGRVEGHRFADGPNWVDDGALSLGIASYAIVSGDQALVYDTHVSRPHAALIRRWLEAEGVARFTVVLSHRHLDHIAGTAEFAGCEVIANARTAAHMARDKAAIEAGTLQGGPAIAPLILPTRSFSGEMTLHVDQTEVRLIEANIHSDDATVLYLPESGLLLAGDTVEDTVTYVGDPAAFDIHLADLARLAALDARSILPNHGAEAIISAGGYAPDIIPATADYIRWLMTLKDSPENRNIPLHQAIGAQLSSGALTWFAPYEAVHAQNIARTLAQYHGGGAHG, encoded by the coding sequence GTGACCGACCTGACCCGCCATCTGCGGCTTTTGCGGCCCGCGCCGGGGGTGCTCGCGTTCTACGACGGGAGGGTGGAAGGCCATCGCTTCGCGGATGGTCCCAACTGGGTCGATGACGGGGCGCTGTCCTTGGGCATCGCGTCCTATGCCATCGTCAGCGGCGATCAGGCGCTGGTCTATGACACCCATGTGTCGCGCCCCCATGCGGCGCTGATCCGGCGCTGGCTGGAAGCCGAAGGCGTGGCCCGCTTTACCGTCGTTCTGTCGCACCGCCACCTCGACCACATCGCAGGCACCGCCGAATTCGCCGGATGCGAGGTTATCGCCAACGCCCGCACCGCCGCCCACATGGCCCGCGACAAGGCGGCGATCGAAGCGGGCACCTTGCAAGGCGGCCCCGCCATTGCGCCCTTGATCCTGCCCACGCGCAGCTTTTCGGGCGAGATGACCCTGCATGTCGACCAAACCGAGGTGCGGCTGATCGAGGCCAATATCCACAGCGACGATGCGACCGTGCTTTACCTGCCCGAAAGCGGCCTCCTCCTCGCGGGTGATACGGTTGAGGATACTGTGACATACGTCGGCGACCCCGCCGCCTTTGACATCCACCTTGCCGATCTTGCCCGCCTTGCCGCGCTGGATGCACGGTCGATCCTGCCCAATCACGGGGCCGAGGCGATCATTTCTGCGGGGGGCTACGCGCCCGACATCATCCCCGCCACCGCCGATTACATCCGCTGGCTGATGACGTTGAAAGACAGTCCCGAAAACCGGAACATCCCGTTGCACCAAGCGATTGGCGCGCAACTCTCATCCGGCGCGCTGACGTGGTTCGCGCCCTACGAGGCCGTTCACGCCCAGAACATCGCCCGCACGCTGGCCCAGTATCACGGGGGCGGGGCGCATGGCTGA
- a CDS encoding phosphoadenosine phosphosulfate reductase, protein MSDTLSPPAAEAAGQAPVHRDRNEWFAFMDETSAEEGYFLTVGDRHWAFFHDDGPVLLVTFEQIDTVRERVTALPYGHDVARLNGWSHLCLISEGETWYRDPAVYAYIDRLVDEAFFEDFDKVVFYGAGPAGYAACAFSVAAPGSTVVAISPRATLSAGVAGWERRHLAKRKLDFTSRYGYAPDMTEGAARVHIFHDPRNAPDAMHAALFRESWVRHYATPFLGEAIEASMLLLSILPVLLKEAADDTLDAARFARLWRARRSFGPYLRAILRENDSRPRRALGICRSVVARLGAPRFRRRMLDLEAALGLPSQRSDAADD, encoded by the coding sequence ATGTCCGATACGCTGTCCCCACCCGCCGCCGAGGCCGCGGGTCAAGCTCCGGTGCATCGCGACCGGAACGAATGGTTTGCGTTTATGGACGAAACCAGCGCCGAGGAAGGCTATTTTCTGACAGTGGGTGACCGTCACTGGGCGTTTTTCCACGATGATGGCCCTGTGCTTCTGGTCACCTTTGAACAGATCGACACGGTGCGCGAACGCGTCACCGCCCTGCCCTATGGCCATGATGTCGCCCGCCTGAACGGCTGGTCGCACCTGTGCCTGATCTCGGAAGGCGAGACATGGTACCGCGATCCGGCGGTCTATGCCTATATCGACCGCTTGGTGGACGAAGCGTTTTTCGAGGATTTCGACAAGGTCGTCTTCTACGGCGCGGGACCGGCGGGCTATGCCGCCTGCGCCTTCAGCGTCGCGGCCCCCGGCTCGACCGTGGTGGCGATCAGCCCGCGCGCCACGCTTTCGGCTGGCGTTGCAGGGTGGGAAAGGCGGCATCTTGCGAAGCGCAAGCTCGATTTCACCTCGCGCTACGGCTATGCGCCCGACATGACCGAAGGTGCTGCGCGGGTGCATATCTTCCACGACCCCCGCAACGCGCCCGATGCGATGCATGCGGCGCTTTTCCGCGAGTCATGGGTGCGGCACTACGCGACCCCCTTTCTGGGCGAAGCGATCGAAGCCTCGATGCTGCTTTTGTCGATCCTGCCCGTCCTCTTGAAAGAGGCGGCAGACGACACGCTGGACGCTGCGCGCTTCGCAAGGCTCTGGCGGGCGCGCCGCAGTTTCGGCCCCTATCTGCGCGCCATCCTGCGCGAGAACGACAGCCGCCCGCGCCGCGCGCTGGGGATTTGCCGGTCGGTGGTTGCGCGGCTTGGCGCCCCCCGCTTCCGGCGCCGGATGCTTGACCTCGAAGCAGCCTTGGGATTGCCCTCGCAACGGTCCGACGCCGCAGACGACTGA
- a CDS encoding lysozyme inhibitor LprI family protein, which translates to MRWLFVILLVALPVPAGAQDCDEAETTLAMGVCLQDALAAADAELNLTYRLAMEQLGENELPAVATSLKQAQRAWITYRDLACASERALYAGGSMAGIARTGCLLRLTTERVTGLSEFLPN; encoded by the coding sequence ATGCGGTGGCTTTTTGTGATACTTCTGGTGGCCCTGCCGGTGCCTGCTGGGGCGCAGGACTGTGACGAGGCCGAGACCACGCTTGCCATGGGCGTCTGCCTGCAAGACGCGCTTGCCGCCGCCGATGCCGAGTTGAACCTGACCTACCGTCTTGCGATGGAGCAGCTTGGCGAAAACGAGCTTCCAGCCGTTGCGACCTCGCTCAAGCAGGCGCAGCGGGCGTGGATCACATATCGCGATCTGGCCTGCGCCTCGGAACGCGCGCTTTATGCGGGCGGGTCGATGGCTGGCATTGCCCGCACCGGCTGCCTGCTGCGCCTGACGACCGAGCGGGTGACGGGCCTGTCGGAATTCCTGCCGAACTGA
- a CDS encoding replicative DNA helicase, with product MTDIATLRPLSPALQPVPEGDFLPHNIEAEQQLLGAILTNNDVYDRIAILVKAEHFYDPVHQRIFEKAAARIQKNALASPVTLKPFFEDDEGLKELGGPAYLVRLAGAAISAFAARDYAQMIYDLAVRRELIALGRDISAKAAKVDIVSEPREQIIEAEQKLYKLGEQGVAERGFVSFLKAVTEAVNVANAAYQRDGGLAGISTGLVDLDKKLGGLHPSDLLILAGRPSMGKTSLATNIAFNVAKAYKRGRMPDGSEGAVEGGVVGFFSLEMSSEQLAARILSEASEVPSEQIRRGDMTEQEFRRFVEAAKALESCPLYIDDTPALPISQVAARARRLKRTHGLDVLMVDYLQLLKGSSKDNRVQEVSEITQGLKAIAKELNIPVVALSQLSRAVESRDDKRPQLSDLRESGSIEQDADVVMFVFREEYYKEREKPADHELEKMAQWQSVMENVHGKAEVIIGKQRHGPIGTVELSFEGRFTRFGNLVKPWQSDSRIEY from the coding sequence ATGACAGATATTGCCACGCTGCGCCCATTGTCCCCCGCCCTCCAACCCGTTCCCGAAGGTGATTTCCTGCCCCATAACATCGAGGCCGAGCAGCAGCTTCTCGGCGCGATCCTGACCAACAACGATGTCTATGACCGCATCGCGATTCTGGTAAAGGCCGAGCATTTCTACGACCCGGTCCACCAGCGTATCTTCGAAAAGGCCGCAGCCCGCATCCAGAAGAACGCGCTGGCCAGTCCCGTCACGCTGAAACCCTTTTTCGAGGATGACGAGGGGCTCAAGGAACTTGGCGGGCCTGCCTATCTTGTGCGCCTTGCAGGGGCCGCGATCTCGGCCTTTGCCGCCCGCGATTATGCCCAGATGATCTATGATCTTGCCGTCCGGCGCGAACTCATCGCGCTGGGGCGCGACATTTCGGCCAAGGCTGCAAAGGTCGATATCGTCTCGGAACCGCGCGAGCAGATCATCGAGGCCGAACAGAAGCTTTACAAGCTGGGCGAACAGGGTGTGGCCGAGCGGGGCTTCGTGTCCTTCCTCAAGGCCGTGACCGAAGCGGTCAACGTGGCCAACGCCGCCTACCAGCGCGACGGTGGGCTTGCGGGCATCTCGACAGGTCTGGTCGATCTCGACAAGAAGCTGGGCGGGCTGCACCCTTCGGACCTTCTGATCCTCGCCGGTCGTCCGTCGATGGGGAAAACCTCGCTGGCCACCAACATCGCCTTCAACGTGGCGAAAGCCTACAAGCGCGGGCGGATGCCCGACGGCAGCGAAGGCGCGGTCGAGGGCGGCGTGGTCGGGTTCTTCAGCCTCGAGATGTCGTCCGAACAGCTTGCCGCCCGTATCCTGTCCGAAGCCTCGGAAGTGCCGTCCGAACAGATCCGCCGCGGCGACATGACCGAACAGGAATTCCGCCGCTTCGTCGAGGCGGCAAAGGCGCTGGAAAGCTGCCCGCTTTACATCGACGACACGCCTGCCCTGCCGATTTCACAGGTCGCCGCCCGTGCGCGCCGCCTGAAGCGGACGCATGGGCTGGATGTGCTGATGGTCGACTATCTGCAACTGCTGAAAGGCTCGTCGAAAGACAACCGCGTACAGGAAGTGTCGGAAATCACCCAAGGCTTGAAGGCGATCGCCAAGGAATTGAACATTCCGGTCGTCGCCCTGTCACAGCTGTCGCGCGCGGTCGAAAGCCGCGATGACAAGCGCCCGCAACTGTCCGACCTGCGGGAATCGGGGTCGATCGAGCAGGACGCCGATGTGGTCATGTTCGTGTTCCGCGAGGAATACTACAAAGAGCGTGAAAAGCCCGCCGATCACGAGCTTGAAAAGATGGCGCAGTGGCAATCGGTCATGGAAAACGTGCATGGCAAGGCCGAGGTCATCATCGGCAAGCAGCGCCACGGCCCCATCGGCACGGTGGAACTGTCCTTCGAGGGCCGATTCACACGCTTTGGCAATCTGGTGAAACCCTGGCAGAGCGACAGCCGTATCGAATATTAG
- a CDS encoding OmpA family protein, producing MKRLLISTTALSVALMQINPAALMAQTVTEDGSIIADDGSVLCLGTQDQPCDLNAVMDQLKAQEAAAAEAAAQAEAEAAAQAAADAAAQAEADAAAQAEADAAAQAEAQRQADEAAAADAQRQADEAAAADAQRQADEAAAADAQRQADEAAAADAQRQADEAAAADAQRQADEAAAADAQRQADEAAAADAQRQADEAAAAEEAQRQADEAAAADAQRQADEAAAADAQRQADEAAAADAQRQADEAAAADAQRQADEAAADAATDPAADAATDPAADVATDPAADVATDPAADVATDPAADAATDPAADAATDPAADVATDPAADVATDPAADAVTDPAADAVTDPAAVVEPVDPPAPTEQAVEQLTTLMSAPEAVEPAALEAAANLVPIETVEGEPTVIPESQDAEAVVVQQITEATARSSSEEFAAAPTAVASGSGKKRSGMTDLEKVGLVALGALVVGAIINNSRANTQDEVVSNSGDRVVVRRGSGDYVVYKDDDALLRRPGSTVRTETFRDGSTRTIVERGDGTQVVTIRDVTGRVLRRATYDGLGREVILIDDLAPEEVIDVTTLPKPRARVISMSTSEEDALLKARMAALDAQEIGRSFSLRQIRDIREVRNLAATVDVNNITFDTGSSAINPTQAESLASLGRFLAQMVKDNPNEVFLIEGHTDAVGSAASNLALSDRRAESVALALTEYFDVPPENMVVQGYGESDLRVQSEGDERQNRRVAVRIVTPLLSQASASLQ from the coding sequence ATGAAACGGCTACTGATCTCGACGACGGCGCTTTCTGTGGCGCTGATGCAGATCAACCCCGCCGCGCTGATGGCGCAAACCGTGACCGAAGACGGCAGCATCATCGCCGACGACGGTTCGGTGCTGTGCCTTGGCACGCAGGACCAGCCCTGCGACCTGAACGCGGTGATGGACCAGCTGAAAGCCCAGGAAGCCGCCGCCGCCGAAGCCGCCGCACAGGCGGAAGCCGAAGCCGCCGCACAGGCAGCGGCTGACGCCGCTGCACAGGCAGAGGCTGACGCCGCTGCACAGGCAGAGGCTGACGCCGCTGCACAGGCAGAGGCCCAGCGTCAGGCTGACGAAGCCGCCGCCGCAGACGCCCAGCGTCAGGCCGACGAAGCCGCCGCCGCAGACGCCCAGCGTCAGGCCGACGAAGCCGCCGCCGCAGACGCCCAGCGTCAGGCTGACGAAGCCGCCGCCGCAGACGCCCAGCGTCAGGCTGACGAAGCCGCCGCCGCAGACGCCCAGCGTCAGGCTGACGAAGCCGCCGCCGCCGACGCCCAGCGTCAGGCCGACGAGGCCGCCGCCGCAGACGCCCAGCGTCAGGCAGATGAGGCCGCCGCAGCCGAGGAAGCCCAGCGTCAGGCTGACGAAGCCGCCGCCGCAGACGCCCAGCGTCAGGCCGACGAGGCCGCCGCCGCAGACGCCCAGCGTCAGGCCGACGAAGCCGCTGCCGCCGACGCCCAGCGTCAGGCCGACGAGGCCGCCGCCGCAGACGCCCAGCGTCAGGCCGACGAAGCTGCCGCCGACGCGGCGACCGATCCCGCCGCCGACGCGGCGACCGATCCCGCCGCCGACGTGGCAACCGATCCCGCCGCCGACGTGGCGACCGATCCCGCCGCCGACGTGGCAACCGATCCCGCCGCCGACGCGGCGACCGATCCCGCCGCCGACGCGGCGACCGATCCCGCCGCCGACGTGGCGACCGACCCTGCCGCAGACGTGGCGACCGACCCTGCCGCCGACGCGGTGACCGACCCTGCCGCCGACGCGGTGACCGACCCTGCCGCCGTCGTCGAACCCGTTGATCCGCCCGCGCCGACCGAACAGGCCGTCGAGCAGTTGACCACCCTGATGTCGGCCCCCGAGGCGGTGGAACCTGCCGCTCTGGAAGCCGCCGCCAATCTCGTGCCGATCGAAACGGTCGAAGGCGAACCGACGGTCATCCCTGAATCGCAGGATGCCGAAGCTGTCGTCGTCCAACAGATCACCGAAGCCACGGCGCGCTCTTCCTCGGAAGAATTCGCCGCAGCCCCCACGGCGGTCGCCTCTGGCTCGGGCAAGAAGCGCAGCGGCATGACCGATCTTGAAAAGGTCGGCCTCGTGGCACTGGGCGCACTCGTCGTCGGCGCGATCATCAACAATTCGCGCGCCAATACACAGGATGAAGTCGTCTCGAACAGCGGCGACCGCGTCGTGGTGCGCCGTGGCTCGGGCGATTATGTGGTCTACAAGGATGATGACGCCCTGCTGCGCCGCCCCGGATCGACCGTGCGGACCGAAACCTTCCGCGACGGGTCAACCCGCACCATCGTGGAACGCGGCGACGGCACGCAGGTTGTCACCATCCGCGACGTCACGGGCCGCGTGCTGCGCCGCGCCACCTATGACGGGCTTGGCCGCGAGGTCATTCTGATCGACGACCTGGCCCCGGAAGAGGTGATCGACGTGACCACCCTGCCCAAGCCCCGGGCGCGTGTGATCAGCATGTCCACCTCGGAAGAGGATGCCCTGCTCAAAGCCCGCATGGCCGCACTCGACGCGCAGGAAATCGGCCGCAGCTTCAGCCTGCGCCAGATCCGCGATATCCGCGAGGTCCGCAATCTTGCCGCAACAGTCGATGTGAACAACATCACCTTCGACACCGGGTCTTCGGCGATCAATCCGACGCAGGCAGAATCGCTTGCTTCGCTGGGCCGCTTCCTTGCCCAGATGGTCAAGGACAACCCCAACGAGGTCTTCCTGATCGAAGGCCACACCGATGCGGTGGGCTCTGCGGCTTCGAACCTTGCGCTGTCTGACCGTCGCGCGGAATCGGTGGCGCTTGCGTTGACCGAATACTTCGACGTGCCGCCGGAAAACATGGTGGTGCAGGGCTACGGCGAATCGGACCTGCGCGTGCAGTCCGAAGGAGACGAGCGCCAGAACCGCCGCGTGGCCGTGCGGATCGTCACCCCCTTGTTGTCGCAGGCTTCGGCCTCGCTGCAATAA
- a CDS encoding L-fucose dehydrogenase, giving the protein MDLGLKDKVVIVTGGGAGIGGAITRCLAAEGAIPVIFARRAPPEAFLAEIAAVQPKAGWVKVDLAKDAEVRAAVAEAQARWGRVYGLVNNAGTNDGIDLTAGPEAFRASLDQNLIHYYTLVHLLADDLKAAKGAVVNVSSKTAVTGQGSTSAYVAAKAAQLGLTREWAAAFAPHGVRVNAVLPAEVMTPMYDAWLDTFPDRAEKLAEITRRIPLGQRMTLDSEMADTVVFTLSPRAGHTTGQWLYVDGGYVHLDRAMAGVRD; this is encoded by the coding sequence ATGGATCTGGGGCTCAAGGACAAGGTCGTTATCGTCACCGGCGGCGGGGCGGGTATCGGCGGGGCGATAACGCGCTGTCTGGCGGCCGAGGGGGCAATTCCGGTCATCTTCGCCCGTCGCGCCCCGCCCGAGGCGTTTCTGGCGGAAATCGCCGCTGTGCAACCCAAAGCGGGCTGGGTGAAGGTCGATCTTGCGAAGGATGCCGAAGTGCGCGCCGCCGTGGCCGAGGCGCAGGCCCGCTGGGGGCGTGTCTACGGTCTGGTGAACAATGCAGGCACCAATGACGGGATTGACCTGACCGCGGGGCCCGAGGCGTTCCGCGCCTCGCTCGACCAGAATCTGATCCATTATTACACGCTGGTGCATCTTTTGGCCGATGATCTGAAAGCGGCGAAAGGGGCCGTGGTCAATGTCTCGTCCAAGACCGCCGTGACGGGGCAAGGCTCGACCTCGGCCTATGTCGCGGCCAAGGCTGCGCAACTGGGGCTGACCCGCGAATGGGCCGCAGCCTTCGCCCCGCACGGGGTGCGCGTAAACGCGGTGCTGCCCGCCGAGGTGATGACGCCGATGTATGACGCATGGCTCGACACCTTTCCCGACCGTGCCGAAAAACTGGCCGAGATCACCCGCCGCATACCGCTTGGTCAGCGCATGACGCTGGACAGCGAGATGGCCGACACCGTGGTCTTCACGCTCTCGCCCCGTGCGGGCCATACCACGGGGCAATGGCTTTACGTCGATGGAGGGTACGTCCATCTCGACCGGGCCATGGCGGGCGTGCGCGACTGA
- a CDS encoding glycosyltransferase family 2 protein translates to MRILGILTVKDEASFLLEWLAHHRKAGFTDFLVFSNDCTDGTDAMLDRLQALGWLTHVRNDGHAKGPQWAALKQAAGHPLVAQADWIMVLDVDEFVNIHVGDRTIPALLAALPQATAITLTWRMFGNGGVVSLPDTPVTETFIHAAGDPIHWPWRAVMYKTLFANTGRVTPGVHRPKGDFHWFDSAGRRLDGGPQRIFSALGAQNHTLAQLNHYALGSMEGYLVKAARGRANRDASAFDLGYWVERNLNHAEDRSILSLRSGDLRAGLLADPVLGPLHRAGQAWRKARFLALMQDEAWRALFGRLLMATPSRALTAAQARLVWSHAVQNG, encoded by the coding sequence ATGCGGATCTTGGGTATTCTGACGGTCAAGGACGAGGCGAGCTTCCTGCTCGAATGGCTGGCCCATCACCGAAAGGCGGGCTTCACCGATTTTCTGGTGTTTTCCAACGATTGCACCGATGGCACCGATGCGATGCTCGACCGGCTGCAAGCCTTGGGCTGGCTGACCCATGTGCGGAACGACGGCCACGCCAAAGGGCCGCAATGGGCCGCGCTGAAACAGGCAGCAGGGCATCCGCTGGTGGCACAGGCCGACTGGATCATGGTGCTCGATGTCGACGAATTCGTGAACATTCATGTGGGCGACCGCACGATCCCCGCGCTGCTGGCGGCCCTGCCGCAGGCGACTGCCATCACGCTGACATGGCGCATGTTCGGCAATGGGGGCGTCGTCAGCCTGCCCGACACGCCTGTGACGGAAACATTCATCCATGCCGCGGGCGACCCGATCCACTGGCCGTGGCGGGCGGTGATGTACAAGACGCTCTTTGCCAATACGGGCCGCGTGACGCCGGGAGTGCACCGGCCCAAGGGCGATTTCCACTGGTTCGATTCGGCGGGGCGGCGGCTGGACGGCGGGCCGCAGCGCATCTTCTCGGCCTTGGGCGCGCAGAACCATACGCTGGCGCAGTTGAACCATTACGCGCTCGGCTCGATGGAGGGCTATCTGGTCAAGGCCGCGCGCGGGCGGGCGAACCGCGACGCGTCAGCCTTCGATCTGGGCTATTGGGTCGAGCGCAACCTGAACCATGCCGAAGACCGCTCGATCCTGTCGCTGCGCTCGGGCGACCTGCGGGCCGGATTGCTGGCCGACCCCGTGCTTGGCCCGCTGCACCGCGCGGGGCAGGCATGGCGCAAGGCGCGGTTCCTTGCGCTGATGCAAGACGAGGCGTGGCGCGCGCTGTTCGGCCGGCTGTTGATGGCAACACCCAGCCGTGCGCTGACGGCGGCGCAGGCGCGGCTGGTCTGGAGCCACGCCGTGCAGAACGGGTAA
- the pyrC gene encoding dihydroorotase: MTQTLTLRRPDDWHLHLRDGAMLQGVLPESARHFARAIIMPNLVPPVVTGDQARAYRDRILAALPEGMAFEPLMTLYLTEGTDADDVAAAHASGLVKAVKLYPAGATTNSHGGVRNIDAVMPVLERMAEIGLPLCVHGEVTDPQVDIFDREAVFIDSVLDPLRSRLPGLRVVMEHITTEEGVAYAKAGGETLGATITTHHLIINRNHILVGGIKPHYYCLPVAKREKHRLALRAAATGGEGRFFLGTDSAPHVDALKEHACGCAGCFTATNTMQLLAHVFEEEGALDRLQHFASLNGPRFYGLAPNEATITLAKGGPAQWPAKIFTEAGPVTVFDPGFAVHWHVEA; this comes from the coding sequence ATGACCCAGACCCTGACGCTTCGCCGCCCCGATGACTGGCACCTGCACCTGCGCGATGGCGCGATGTTGCAGGGCGTGCTGCCCGAATCTGCCCGGCATTTCGCCCGCGCGATCATCATGCCCAACCTCGTGCCGCCGGTGGTGACAGGCGATCAGGCCCGCGCCTACCGCGACCGCATCCTTGCCGCCCTGCCCGAAGGCATGGCTTTTGAGCCTTTGATGACGCTTTACCTGACCGAAGGCACCGATGCGGACGATGTCGCCGCCGCCCATGCCTCGGGTCTGGTCAAGGCGGTCAAGCTTTACCCCGCAGGGGCGACCACAAACTCCCACGGCGGCGTGCGCAACATCGACGCGGTGATGCCGGTGCTGGAACGGATGGCCGAAATCGGCCTGCCTTTGTGCGTGCATGGCGAGGTGACCGATCCGCAGGTCGATATCTTCGACCGCGAGGCCGTGTTCATCGACAGCGTGCTCGACCCGCTGCGCAGCCGCCTTCCGGGTCTGCGGGTGGTGATGGAACATATCACCACCGAGGAAGGTGTGGCTTATGCCAAGGCTGGCGGCGAGACGCTGGGTGCGACGATCACCACGCATCACCTGATCATCAACCGCAACCATATCCTCGTTGGCGGGATCAAGCCGCATTACTATTGTCTGCCGGTCGCAAAACGCGAAAAGCATCGACTGGCGCTACGGGCAGCGGCGACGGGCGGAGAGGGACGGTTCTTTCTCGGCACCGACTCTGCCCCGCATGTGGACGCGCTGAAAGAACACGCCTGCGGCTGCGCCGGATGTTTCACCGCGACGAACACGATGCAGCTTCTGGCCCATGTCTTCGAAGAAGAAGGCGCGCTCGACCGGTTGCAGCATTTCGCGTCGCTGAACGGTCCGCGATTTTACGGGCTGGCCCCGAACGAGGCGACGATCACCCTGGCCAAGGGCGGGCCTGCCCAATGGCCTGCCAAGATCTTCACCGAAGCGGGCCCCGTGACCGTTTTTGACCCCGGCTTTGCTGTGCACTGGCACGTCGAGGCCTGA
- a CDS encoding AAA family ATPase, with the protein MTGQTGSIDAVASLLAGQGYVSSRALSTVVFLSLKLGRPLFLEGEAGVGKTEIAKAIASALGRRLIRLQCYEGLDASSAVYEWNFAAQMIAIRTAEAGAKSGGGADRDALKAELFTEDYLIERPLLQAMRPQAGGAPVLLIDELDRTDEPFEAFLLEALSDFQVTIPELGTIKAPEAPIVILTSNRTREVHDALKRRCLYHWVDYPTFDRELEILRARAPEAQDALSREVVAFVQRLRDADLFKKPGVAETIDWAKCLLALDVVQLSPEVISDTLGAILKYQDDIQKIQGSEAKKILDEVRKGLVA; encoded by the coding sequence ATGACAGGGCAAACAGGGTCCATCGACGCGGTGGCATCGCTTCTGGCGGGGCAGGGCTATGTCAGCAGCCGCGCGCTTTCGACGGTGGTGTTTCTGTCGCTGAAACTCGGCCGGCCGCTGTTTCTGGAAGGCGAGGCCGGCGTGGGCAAGACCGAGATCGCCAAGGCCATCGCCTCCGCCCTTGGCCGACGCCTGATCCGGCTGCAATGCTACGAAGGGCTTGATGCGTCATCCGCCGTCTACGAATGGAATTTCGCCGCGCAGATGATCGCCATCCGCACCGCCGAGGCGGGGGCCAAATCGGGCGGAGGAGCCGACCGCGATGCGCTGAAAGCGGAACTGTTCACCGAGGATTACCTGATCGAACGCCCGCTGTTGCAAGCCATGCGCCCGCAGGCCGGTGGTGCGCCCGTGCTGCTGATCGACGAGCTGGACCGCACCGACGAACCGTTCGAAGCCTTCCTTCTGGAAGCGCTATCCGACTTTCAGGTGACGATCCCGGAACTTGGCACCATCAAGGCCCCCGAAGCGCCCATCGTGATTTTGACCTCGAACCGCACGCGCGAAGTGCATGACGCGCTGAAACGCCGCTGCCTGTATCATTGGGTCGACTACCCCACCTTCGACCGCGAGCTTGAAATCCTGCGCGCCCGCGCCCCCGAGGCGCAAGACGCGCTCAGCCGCGAGGTGGTGGCCTTTGTCCAGCGCCTGCGCGATGCGGATCTGTTCAAAAAGCCCGGTGTGGCCGAAACCATCGACTGGGCCAAATGCCTGCTGGCGCTTGACGTGGTGCAGCTTTCGCCCGAGGTGATTTCCGATACGCTGGGCGCGATCCTGAAATATCAGGACGATATCCAGAAAATCCAGGGTTCCGAGGCCAAGAAGATCCTCGACGAGGTGCGCAAGGGTCTGGTCGCGTGA
- a CDS encoding orotate phosphoribosyltransferase, giving the protein MIPAAFPPREEIARLTARALLEIKAVHFNAETPFTLASGLPSPTYIDCRKLISYPRIRSVLMDFLVVTVMRDAGFEAFDNIAGGETAGIPFAALVAERMALPMTYVRKKPKGYGRNARIEGAMTEGQRVLLVEDLTTDGGSKLSFVDAIRETGASCAHTAVIFYYGIFPETTQRLADHGVTLHHLCTWWDVLTEARASAAFDSATLTEVESFLTDPRAWQAARAK; this is encoded by the coding sequence ATGATTCCCGCCGCTTTCCCTCCCCGTGAAGAGATCGCCCGCCTGACCGCCCGCGCCCTGCTGGAAATCAAAGCCGTGCATTTCAACGCCGAAACGCCCTTTACACTGGCGAGCGGTCTGCCCAGCCCGACCTACATAGATTGCCGCAAGCTGATCTCTTATCCGCGCATCCGGTCGGTCTTGATGGATTTTCTGGTCGTCACGGTGATGCGCGACGCAGGCTTCGAAGCCTTCGACAACATCGCGGGTGGCGAGACGGCGGGCATACCCTTTGCCGCGCTGGTGGCCGAACGCATGGCCCTGCCAATGACCTATGTGCGCAAAAAGCCTAAAGGCTATGGCCGCAACGCCCGCATCGAAGGGGCGATGACCGAAGGCCAGCGTGTGTTGCTGGTCGAGGATCTGACGACCGATGGCGGGTCGAAACTGTCTTTCGTCGATGCCATCCGCGAGACGGGGGCAAGCTGTGCCCATACCGCCGTCATCTTCTATTACGGAATCTTCCCCGAAACCACGCAGCGTCTGGCCGATCACGGGGTCACGCTGCACCATCTGTGCACCTGGTGGGATGTGCTGACCGAGGCCCGTGCAAGCGCGGCCTTCGATTCTGCCACCCTGACAGAAGTCGAAAGCTTCCTGACCGACCCCCGCGCCTGGCAGGCCGCCCGCGCAAAGTAA